Proteins from one Microbacterium sp. Root553 genomic window:
- a CDS encoding intein-containing Rv2578c family radical SAM protein — MRWQGQKVGDVDSGALPGLEDRSSVLRTVTTPDFAGMTFHEVLSKSALNHVPGASRMPFAWTINPYRGCSHACVYCLSPDTLILCADGRQRPLRALEIGDEIIGTERQGSYRRYVRTKIRAKWATRKQAHRVTLADGTELVASGDHRFLTERGWKHVADADSGQRPHLTTNNRLMGFGIGSAGSSIDALSSGYRRGYLSGMIRGDGTIFHGTYPSESRTREIHSFRLALIDDEALERTRLFLDDEGVPTRTRPFAVATNTRSDADAIHTAARHHVETVESLVQTPDAPDADWYAGFLAGIFDAEGSCSGGVLRISNKDAEIIALIERGLRIFAIPHVVEDPRPNGVRCVRVVGGLPSRQRFFAICSPAITRKLSIEGTAVKSVADLRVIEITPIPGEQELLDITTGTGDFIANGVVSHNCFARGTHEYLDLDGGADFDSQIVVKTNVVEVLQKELRKGSWQHETVALGTNTDPYQRAEGRYKLMPGIIETLAASGTPMSILTKGTLIRRDIPLLVKAAQRVPVDIQMSIAMYDDELQKAIEPGTPTTQARLDTVRALRDAGFRVTVFLMPIMPHMTDSVEALDTALRRITEAGASRVIYGALHLRAGVKPWFMQWLGECRPDLVSSYRGLYPGVSAEAPKGYRQWLAKRVRPLIRMHGLDAEHEDDYPVRGIRSSAPHGRPAPAVAAPAAPAQPMLF; from the coding sequence ATGAGGTGGCAAGGTCAGAAGGTCGGCGACGTCGACTCCGGGGCACTCCCGGGGCTCGAAGACCGGTCGAGCGTGCTGCGCACCGTGACCACGCCCGACTTCGCAGGGATGACCTTCCACGAGGTGCTGTCGAAGTCCGCGCTCAATCACGTCCCCGGCGCATCACGCATGCCGTTCGCCTGGACGATCAACCCGTACCGGGGATGCAGCCATGCCTGCGTCTATTGCCTATCCCCCGACACCTTGATCCTCTGCGCCGATGGCCGCCAGCGGCCCCTGCGTGCCCTCGAGATCGGTGACGAGATCATCGGCACCGAGCGGCAAGGCAGCTACCGCCGCTACGTTCGCACCAAGATCCGGGCGAAGTGGGCGACGCGGAAACAGGCGCATAGGGTCACGCTTGCGGATGGGACCGAACTCGTCGCGAGCGGGGATCATCGGTTCCTCACTGAGCGCGGGTGGAAGCATGTCGCAGATGCTGATTCCGGGCAGCGTCCACATCTCACGACGAACAATCGGCTCATGGGGTTCGGAATCGGATCCGCCGGGTCGTCGATCGATGCGCTCTCGTCCGGATACCGTCGCGGCTACCTCTCGGGGATGATCCGCGGCGACGGGACGATCTTCCACGGCACCTATCCGAGCGAGTCCCGAACCCGCGAGATACACAGCTTCCGCCTCGCACTGATCGATGACGAAGCCCTCGAGCGAACTCGGCTATTCCTCGACGATGAAGGCGTTCCGACCAGGACCCGCCCCTTCGCGGTCGCCACCAATACGCGCAGCGATGCGGACGCGATCCACACCGCCGCCAGGCATCATGTCGAGACCGTCGAGTCGCTCGTGCAGACGCCCGACGCTCCGGACGCCGACTGGTACGCGGGGTTCCTCGCCGGCATCTTCGACGCGGAGGGAAGTTGCTCGGGGGGCGTCCTGCGGATCTCGAACAAGGACGCAGAGATCATCGCGCTGATCGAACGCGGCTTGCGGATTTTCGCGATTCCGCATGTCGTCGAAGATCCGCGCCCCAACGGCGTTCGTTGCGTCCGTGTCGTCGGCGGCCTCCCCAGCCGCCAGCGATTCTTCGCGATCTGCTCGCCGGCTATCACTCGCAAGCTCTCCATAGAGGGAACCGCGGTGAAGAGCGTCGCCGATCTGAGGGTCATCGAGATCACGCCGATCCCGGGAGAGCAGGAACTGCTCGATATCACGACCGGCACAGGAGACTTCATCGCCAACGGGGTCGTCAGCCACAACTGCTTCGCTCGAGGGACGCACGAGTATCTCGACCTCGACGGCGGAGCCGACTTCGACTCGCAGATCGTGGTCAAGACCAACGTGGTCGAGGTTCTGCAGAAGGAGCTGCGCAAGGGCAGCTGGCAGCACGAGACCGTCGCACTCGGCACGAACACCGATCCGTACCAGCGCGCGGAGGGTCGGTACAAGCTGATGCCTGGCATCATCGAGACCCTCGCTGCATCGGGCACACCGATGTCGATCCTCACCAAGGGCACCTTGATCAGGCGCGACATCCCGCTGCTGGTGAAGGCTGCGCAGCGGGTTCCGGTCGACATCCAGATGTCCATCGCGATGTACGACGACGAGCTGCAGAAGGCGATCGAACCGGGCACACCGACGACGCAGGCGAGGCTCGACACGGTGCGGGCTCTGCGAGATGCCGGGTTCCGCGTCACGGTGTTCCTGATGCCGATCATGCCGCACATGACCGATTCGGTCGAAGCGCTCGACACCGCGCTGCGCCGCATCACGGAGGCGGGTGCGAGCCGGGTGATCTACGGCGCGCTGCATCTTCGCGCGGGCGTGAAGCCGTGGTTCATGCAGTGGCTGGGCGAGTGCCGCCCGGATCTCGTCTCGTCGTACCGCGGACTGTACCCGGGGGTCTCCGCCGAGGCACCGAAGGGCTATCGGCAGTGGCTGGCCAAACGAGTGCGCCCGCTGATCCGGATGCACGGTCTCGACGCCGAACACGAAGACGACTATCCGGTGCGCGGCATCCGCTCGTCCGCCCCGCACGGACGCCCGGCACCCGCTGTCGCGGCGCCTGCCGCGCCCGCGCAGCCGATGCTGTTCTGA
- a CDS encoding acyl-CoA dehydrogenase family protein, giving the protein MERDIYEEDHEAFRDLVKDFVKRHVTHETIEKWDSDGEVDRATMLAAGEAGLIGLSVPEEFGGAGMLQDYRFRTIVMEEVIAAGAGSLAGAFGIQDDLAVPYLVHMGTQEQKEKWLPRMATGEVIGALAMTEPGAGSDLRGIKTTAKKTDGGYIVNGAKTFISSGATADLVVTFVKTGEGNRPDAFSLVLLEDGMEGFEHGKKLHKMGFQGHDTAELSFSDVFVPDENLIGGVEGKGFVQLMMNLPLERLSIGVAGAAAAQAALDWTVAYTKDREAFGERIIDFQNTRFKIADMATTVDALWAYVDRALLAYSKGELSAEEAAKVKFWATEREWEVLDTGVQLHGGYGYITEYPIARAFLDARVHRIYGGTNEIMREIVGRQIAGKR; this is encoded by the coding sequence ATGGAACGCGACATCTACGAAGAGGATCACGAGGCATTCCGCGACCTCGTCAAGGATTTCGTCAAGCGCCACGTCACGCACGAGACGATCGAGAAGTGGGATTCCGACGGTGAGGTCGACCGCGCGACCATGCTCGCCGCCGGCGAGGCCGGCCTGATCGGGCTGTCCGTGCCCGAGGAGTTCGGCGGCGCGGGGATGCTGCAGGACTACCGCTTCCGCACGATCGTGATGGAAGAGGTCATCGCCGCCGGAGCGGGCTCGCTCGCGGGTGCCTTCGGCATCCAGGACGACCTCGCCGTGCCGTACCTCGTGCACATGGGAACGCAGGAGCAGAAGGAGAAGTGGCTGCCGCGTATGGCCACCGGCGAGGTGATCGGCGCACTCGCGATGACCGAGCCCGGTGCCGGGTCGGATCTGCGAGGCATCAAGACCACGGCGAAGAAGACCGACGGCGGGTACATCGTCAACGGCGCCAAGACCTTCATCTCGTCGGGTGCCACCGCCGATCTCGTCGTCACGTTCGTGAAGACCGGTGAGGGCAACCGTCCCGATGCGTTCAGCCTGGTGCTGCTCGAAGACGGGATGGAGGGGTTCGAGCACGGCAAGAAGCTCCACAAGATGGGCTTCCAGGGGCACGACACCGCCGAGCTCTCGTTCAGCGACGTCTTCGTCCCCGACGAGAACCTCATCGGGGGTGTCGAGGGCAAGGGCTTCGTGCAGCTGATGATGAACCTGCCGCTGGAGCGCCTGTCGATCGGTGTCGCCGGCGCGGCGGCCGCGCAGGCCGCGCTCGACTGGACCGTCGCGTACACGAAGGACCGCGAGGCGTTCGGCGAGCGGATCATTGACTTCCAGAACACCCGCTTCAAGATCGCAGACATGGCGACGACGGTCGACGCGCTCTGGGCGTACGTCGACCGTGCACTGCTGGCGTACTCGAAGGGCGAGCTCTCGGCCGAAGAGGCGGCGAAGGTGAAGTTCTGGGCGACCGAGCGCGAGTGGGAGGTGCTCGACACCGGTGTGCAGCTGCACGGCGGATACGGGTACATCACCGAGTACCCGATCGCGCGCGCCTTTCTCGACGCCCGCGTGCACCGCATCTACGGCGGCACGAACGAGATCATGCGCGAGATCGTCGGTCGTCAGATCGCCGGCAAGCGCTGA
- a CDS encoding aldose 1-epimerase family protein: MNSASPTGIQVHLQLGDVSAQIAQVGASLRALRIGAVDLIPPYPLDAPTPSCSGVVLAPWPNRVRDGRWDDRGTERQLAITEPKFRNASHGLLRFTSYDISETASAATLTATIVPQTGYPYLVETSVTYVLRADGIDVTHALTNRSATAAPVALGTHPFFMIGDVDTQDLVLRVPAQTAFDTDERMLPTGSRPVDATLRDGIRLGDTSLDTGFADLDRDPDGLVRHSLTAPDGRRLTVWQGAGFDFVQAFTTDKYPGQPLAVAIEPMTAPADALNSGVGIRHLDPGETWTLEWGITLD; the protein is encoded by the coding sequence GTGAACTCCGCTTCCCCCACCGGCATCCAGGTGCACCTCCAGCTCGGCGACGTCAGCGCCCAGATCGCTCAGGTCGGCGCGTCGCTCCGCGCCCTCCGCATCGGCGCGGTCGATCTGATCCCCCCGTATCCGCTCGACGCTCCGACACCCTCCTGTTCGGGGGTCGTGCTCGCCCCCTGGCCGAACCGGGTGCGCGACGGACGATGGGATGACCGCGGCACGGAGCGGCAGCTCGCGATCACCGAGCCGAAGTTCCGGAACGCCAGCCACGGACTGCTGCGCTTCACGTCCTACGACATCTCCGAGACCGCGTCAGCGGCGACGCTGACCGCGACGATCGTGCCGCAGACCGGGTACCCGTACCTCGTCGAGACGAGCGTGACCTATGTGCTGCGGGCCGACGGCATCGACGTCACGCACGCCCTCACGAACCGGTCGGCCACTGCGGCACCGGTCGCCCTCGGCACGCATCCCTTCTTCATGATCGGCGATGTGGACACGCAGGATCTCGTGCTGCGCGTGCCGGCGCAGACGGCGTTCGACACGGACGAGCGCATGCTGCCCACCGGATCGCGCCCTGTCGACGCGACGCTGCGCGACGGCATCCGCCTGGGCGACACGAGCCTCGACACCGGGTTCGCCGATCTCGATCGCGACCCCGACGGACTCGTGCGGCACTCGCTCACCGCGCCGGACGGTCGCCGCCTCACGGTCTGGCAGGGTGCCGGCTTCGACTTCGTACAGGCGTTCACGACCGACAAGTACCCCGGACAGCCGCTGGCGGTCGCGATCGAGCCGATGACGGCCCCCGCGGACGCGCTGAACAGCGGCGTCGGCATCCGCCACCTCGATCCCGGCGAGACCTGGACGCTCGAGTGGGGCATCACGCTCGACTGA
- a CDS encoding siderophore-interacting protein — protein sequence MAFSKMVKPESSEVIHLEVLRTERLSPHWMRVTLGGGEIEKFRSMGFDQWFRLFLPIGGEAGLDRVPAKANSLLGYLRFLRIPSGERPVMRNYSVRAYRPASEGAGAEIDVDFVLHGSAEDGTAGPASRWAETCEPGEPVLILDEGITFNPQRGTARVVLVGDETALPAIASICASLPDDATGTALIEVPSEEDALTFPHPQGVDIVWLVRPHEFAPGTFALGRLSDLELPEAPFHAYAAGEQSLASGARKHLVGERGVDKNSVSFCGYWKISAGSAASKAARDASAEPRA from the coding sequence ATGGCGTTCAGCAAAATGGTCAAGCCCGAGTCGTCCGAGGTCATCCACCTCGAGGTGCTGCGCACCGAACGCCTCTCGCCGCACTGGATGCGGGTGACTCTCGGCGGTGGCGAGATCGAGAAGTTCCGGTCCATGGGCTTCGATCAGTGGTTCCGACTCTTCCTGCCGATCGGGGGCGAAGCCGGACTCGATCGTGTACCCGCCAAGGCGAACAGCCTGCTCGGGTACCTCAGGTTCCTGCGCATCCCCAGCGGCGAGCGCCCGGTCATGCGCAACTACAGCGTGCGCGCGTATCGGCCCGCCTCGGAGGGCGCAGGCGCCGAGATCGATGTCGACTTCGTGCTGCACGGATCGGCCGAGGACGGCACGGCCGGACCCGCGTCGCGGTGGGCAGAGACCTGCGAGCCCGGCGAACCCGTGCTGATCCTCGACGAGGGGATCACGTTCAACCCGCAGCGCGGAACCGCGCGCGTGGTGCTGGTGGGCGACGAGACGGCTCTCCCCGCCATCGCCTCGATCTGCGCCTCGCTGCCGGACGATGCCACGGGTACCGCCCTCATCGAGGTCCCCTCCGAGGAGGATGCCCTCACGTTCCCGCATCCGCAGGGAGTCGACATCGTCTGGCTCGTGCGTCCGCACGAGTTCGCCCCCGGCACGTTCGCCCTCGGCCGGTTGAGCGATCTGGAGCTGCCCGAGGCTCCGTTCCACGCCTACGCCGCGGGTGAGCAGTCTCTCGCCTCGGGAGCCCGCAAGCATCTCGTCGGCGAACGCGGGGTCGACAAGAACAGCGTGAGCTTCTGCGGCTACTGGAAGATCAGCGCCGGGTCCGCTGCGTCGAAGGCGGCGCGGGACGCGTCGGCGGAGCCCCGCGCATGA
- a CDS encoding YaeQ family protein, whose protein sequence is MATGSTMHTFDVQLADMDRGVYDDYSLRVARHPSETDAYMLTRVLAYGLEFTEGITFGGGISQTDEPAVLVRDLTGSTTAWIEVGAPDAERLHYGSRLAERTVVYTHRDPAKVMAPWADKRIHRSEDLRVFSFDPGFVDSAAPLLERRNTMTLTVTEQVLYLDLNGTTLTTAIHEHRLG, encoded by the coding sequence ATGGCTACCGGCTCCACGATGCACACGTTCGACGTCCAGCTGGCCGACATGGATCGTGGGGTCTACGACGACTACTCGCTGCGTGTCGCCCGGCATCCGTCAGAGACCGACGCCTACATGCTGACGCGCGTACTGGCGTACGGACTCGAATTCACCGAGGGCATCACCTTCGGCGGCGGCATCTCGCAGACCGACGAGCCGGCCGTGCTCGTGCGCGACCTCACCGGCAGCACCACCGCATGGATCGAGGTCGGAGCGCCGGATGCCGAACGCCTGCACTACGGCTCCCGGCTCGCCGAGCGCACGGTCGTGTACACGCATCGCGACCCGGCGAAGGTCATGGCGCCGTGGGCCGACAAGCGCATCCACCGTTCCGAAGACCTCCGCGTCTTCAGCTTCGACCCCGGCTTCGTCGATTCGGCCGCGCCCCTCCTCGAGCGTCGCAACACGATGACCCTCACGGTCACCGAGCAGGTGCTCTACCTCGACCTCAACGGCACGACGCTGACCACCGCGATCCACGAGCACCGACTCGGCTGA
- a CDS encoding ECF transporter S component produces the protein MQNRPRSGVGRSRFRLPTAILLTCAALGVAGGVLLAPANWISTVLFLGVPFASVALAGLWLLPSVIALRLLRRPAVGLLVGLLAGLVIVPFSGYGFSSVATNLWWAAFTELPFLFVLWRYWGTWLHYLGAAIVGIVYPVLAWTSFNLGTFDLGLQITFFAITLASCLGGTALGILIADRLRRAGVGGRLPR, from the coding sequence GTGCAGAATCGACCCCGCAGCGGCGTCGGCCGCTCGCGTTTCCGTCTGCCGACCGCCATTCTGCTCACCTGCGCGGCGCTCGGAGTGGCCGGCGGCGTCCTGCTCGCACCCGCGAACTGGATCTCGACGGTGCTGTTCCTCGGCGTCCCCTTCGCCAGCGTCGCGCTGGCCGGGCTGTGGCTCCTGCCGTCGGTGATCGCCCTGCGTCTTCTGCGACGTCCCGCGGTGGGCCTGTTGGTGGGGCTCCTCGCCGGACTCGTCATCGTGCCGTTCTCCGGATACGGATTCAGCAGCGTGGCCACGAACCTCTGGTGGGCGGCGTTCACCGAACTCCCGTTCCTGTTCGTGCTCTGGCGCTACTGGGGAACCTGGTTGCACTACCTCGGCGCGGCGATCGTCGGCATCGTCTACCCGGTCCTCGCCTGGACGTCGTTCAACCTGGGGACGTTCGACCTCGGCCTGCAGATCACGTTCTTCGCGATCACGCTCGCGAGCTGTCTCGGGGGCACGGCACTCGGCATCCTGATCGCCGACCGGCTGCGCCGCGCGGGTGTCGGCGGGCGCCTGCCGCGCTGA
- a CDS encoding M15 family metallopeptidase yields the protein MHLLPQPQHAATRSPARGPALPVGLAVTAIGILLSIATAPVATSASDDPGMPEPSVVQEVPAVQVGATTAADPCAEPSVLEAISVADDAAIVAGFGGGEGFRAAVIAGNAPCISLDDPAHVWVVVNKARPLTPLDFAPSPLADIPVQMTTRSGQARADVAAAVGEMAVAADSEGAGRIGANNGYRSYDLQVATHASHVRTDGQAGADASSARAGHSEHQTGLAIDLVACESSCGAIESFGATAQGDWIAANAWEYGFIVRYEQVGSGITGYKPEPWHLRYVGRDLAAAYHQGGYHTLEEFFGLPAAPDYLH from the coding sequence ATGCATCTTCTGCCGCAGCCTCAGCATGCGGCGACCCGGTCCCCGGCCCGAGGGCCTGCGCTGCCGGTCGGACTCGCGGTGACCGCCATCGGCATCCTGCTCTCGATCGCCACGGCGCCGGTCGCGACCTCCGCGTCGGACGATCCGGGGATGCCCGAGCCGAGCGTGGTGCAGGAGGTGCCGGCCGTGCAGGTCGGCGCGACCACCGCGGCCGACCCGTGCGCCGAGCCGAGCGTTCTCGAGGCGATCTCGGTCGCCGACGACGCGGCGATCGTCGCGGGGTTCGGTGGCGGGGAGGGCTTCCGGGCGGCCGTGATCGCGGGGAACGCCCCGTGCATCTCGCTCGACGACCCGGCGCACGTGTGGGTCGTGGTCAACAAGGCGCGTCCGCTGACCCCCCTGGATTTCGCGCCGTCGCCTCTCGCCGACATCCCGGTGCAGATGACGACGCGTTCGGGCCAGGCTCGCGCCGATGTCGCCGCCGCGGTGGGCGAGATGGCCGTGGCGGCCGACTCCGAGGGGGCGGGGCGCATCGGAGCGAACAACGGCTACCGGTCGTACGACCTGCAGGTCGCGACCCATGCCTCGCATGTGCGCACCGACGGCCAGGCCGGTGCCGATGCATCGTCGGCACGGGCGGGCCACAGCGAACATCAGACCGGGCTCGCGATCGACCTCGTGGCGTGCGAGTCGTCGTGCGGTGCGATCGAGTCGTTCGGTGCGACCGCGCAGGGCGACTGGATCGCGGCGAACGCCTGGGAGTACGGCTTCATCGTGCGCTACGAGCAGGTCGGCTCGGGGATCACCGGATACAAGCCGGAGCCCTGGCACCTCCGCTACGTCGGTCGGGATCTCGCCGCGGCCTACCACCAGGGCGGCTATCACACGCTCGAGGAGTTCTTCGGGCTTCCCGCAGCCCCCGATTACCTGCACTGA
- a CDS encoding energy-coupling factor transporter transmembrane component T — protein MSVQTFDPYAAVAETSPRRFLHALNPIAKVAGVAPAMVVLIFVRDLATPTAFLLLSLLLIAVGARLTARSAALLFLALPVGMLAITLGFSLWVDPALVAHTPAVARIGDWTLFEGALTIGAATALRLGSIIALALIGGLTTTGPGLVRASVQQLRVPYRIGYTALAAFRFVPRFGHELSVIRAAHRVRGHHGGSGPFARMARGWGYIVPLLAGAIRHAERVALAMDSRAFGAHPTRTERHLVPFRARDTVFIGCCLAASAAIFVIFFPWQLP, from the coding sequence ATGAGTGTGCAGACGTTCGACCCGTACGCCGCGGTGGCCGAGACCTCGCCCCGGCGCTTCCTCCACGCCCTGAACCCGATCGCGAAGGTCGCCGGCGTCGCGCCCGCGATGGTGGTGCTGATCTTCGTGCGCGACCTCGCGACGCCGACGGCGTTCCTGCTGCTCTCTCTGCTCCTGATCGCCGTCGGGGCGCGACTCACCGCACGCAGCGCCGCCCTGCTGTTCCTCGCCCTGCCAGTGGGGATGCTTGCGATCACCCTGGGCTTCTCGCTCTGGGTGGACCCCGCTCTCGTCGCCCACACCCCCGCGGTCGCTCGGATCGGCGACTGGACGCTGTTCGAGGGCGCTCTCACGATCGGCGCCGCCACCGCCCTGCGCCTCGGCTCGATCATCGCGCTGGCGCTGATCGGAGGACTCACCACCACGGGCCCCGGTCTCGTGCGGGCGAGCGTGCAGCAGCTGCGGGTGCCGTACCGGATCGGGTACACGGCGCTCGCCGCCTTCCGTTTCGTTCCGCGCTTCGGGCACGAGCTGTCGGTGATCCGCGCCGCACACCGCGTGCGCGGTCATCACGGCGGCAGCGGACCGTTCGCGCGCATGGCCCGGGGGTGGGGGTACATCGTGCCGCTGCTGGCGGGAGCGATCCGGCATGCGGAGCGCGTCGCGCTGGCCATGGACTCCCGCGCCTTCGGTGCGCACCCCACCCGCACCGAGCGCCACCTCGTGCCGTTCCGCGCGCGCGACACCGTCTTCATCGGATGCTGCCTCGCCGCATCCGCCGCGATCTTCGTGATCTTCTTCCCCTGGCAGCTTCCCTGA
- a CDS encoding DEAD/DEAH box helicase, with product MPKNKKPRGGRPAANFEPRYGANKTSFHDRHAGGRDAGRPERGGRADAGERRSAPAAGGYDRRPGSRSVGHRGYRAAEAETGAPKQRWSAQERAGRDEARGIRNRAESGRREAPHHRGDERTERPRFSDRASTGARRFDDRPTRAGGRDERPRFDRDDRPRRDDRGGQRPTGPGTYRDERGGQRDERPRRDDRGAGTQRQGFRDNDHRDGGRPVRDDRRGQRPTGPGSYRDERGGRDDRGGQRFGRDERPRRDDRGSGAPSRGAERPERSYDADRARRAFDRDRTQRSFEGGRDERSRPSTGGAYRTDRVRPLTSDTRGRPSRNERPSRNDWNATAAAAPSKKFEQGDDVVHERLEAKSVAAVEVDGVTFGDLGLGSNIVDTLVGMGAATPFPIQAASIPAVLAGRDVLARGRTGSGKTIAFGAPLVERVLQSQAGKRREFGRSPRAIILAPTRELALQIDRTIQPIARSVGLFTTQIYGGVPQGRQVGALKKGVDIVIGTPGRVEDLINQGKLDLSDCRIAVLDEADHMCELGFVEPVQRILRHTADGSQKLLFSATLDREVAALVDEFLVDPAVYEVAGEDQDSSTIEHRVLVIEHRDKADILTSLVDRDGKTLVFARTRAYADMLAEQFDDAGIPAVSLHGDLNQAKRTRNLERLTSGRVNVLVATDVAARGIHVDDIDLVVQADAPDEYKTYLHRSGRTGRAGRSGRVVTLITRQRQRRMTELLERAEIEAPFENARLNDDLIEEIAGRVPTAADLTA from the coding sequence ATGCCCAAGAACAAGAAGCCCCGCGGCGGACGCCCCGCCGCCAACTTCGAGCCGCGCTACGGCGCGAACAAGACCTCGTTCCACGACCGCCACGCCGGCGGCCGTGACGCCGGGCGTCCCGAGCGCGGCGGACGAGCGGATGCCGGCGAGCGCCGCAGCGCTCCCGCCGCAGGCGGCTACGACCGTCGCCCCGGCAGCCGCAGCGTCGGACACCGCGGATACCGCGCGGCCGAGGCCGAGACCGGTGCCCCCAAGCAGCGCTGGAGCGCGCAGGAGCGTGCGGGGCGCGACGAGGCTCGCGGCATCCGCAACCGCGCCGAGTCCGGCCGCCGCGAGGCGCCGCATCACCGCGGCGACGAGCGCACCGAGCGTCCCCGCTTCAGCGACCGCGCCTCGACCGGTGCGCGTCGATTCGACGACCGCCCGACCCGCGCCGGCGGACGCGACGAGCGTCCTCGCTTCGACCGCGACGACCGCCCGCGTCGCGACGACCGTGGCGGCCAGCGCCCCACCGGTCCCGGCACCTACCGCGACGAGCGCGGCGGCCAGCGCGACGAGCGTCCGCGTCGCGACGACCGCGGTGCCGGCACGCAGCGCCAGGGCTTCCGCGACAACGACCACCGCGATGGCGGCCGTCCCGTTCGCGACGACCGTCGCGGCCAGCGTCCGACCGGTCCCGGAAGCTACCGTGACGAGCGCGGCGGCCGGGACGACCGCGGCGGTCAGCGCTTCGGTCGCGACGAGCGTCCGCGTCGTGACGACCGCGGTTCCGGTGCGCCGAGCCGCGGCGCGGAGCGCCCGGAGCGCTCCTACGATGCCGACCGTGCCCGCCGCGCCTTCGATCGCGACCGCACGCAGCGGTCGTTCGAGGGCGGCCGCGACGAGCGTTCGCGTCCGTCGACCGGTGGCGCGTACCGCACCGACCGTGTGCGCCCGCTGACCTCCGACACCCGCGGGCGTCCGAGCCGCAACGAGCGTCCGAGCCGCAACGACTGGAACGCGACCGCCGCCGCCGCGCCGAGCAAGAAGTTCGAGCAGGGCGATGACGTCGTGCACGAGCGCCTCGAGGCGAAGTCGGTTGCAGCCGTCGAGGTCGATGGTGTGACCTTCGGCGATCTCGGGCTCGGCTCCAACATCGTCGACACCCTCGTGGGCATGGGAGCGGCCACGCCGTTCCCGATCCAGGCGGCCAGCATCCCGGCCGTGCTCGCGGGCCGCGACGTGCTCGCCCGTGGCCGTACCGGCTCGGGCAAGACCATCGCCTTCGGCGCACCGCTGGTCGAGCGCGTCCTGCAGTCGCAGGCCGGCAAGCGCCGTGAGTTCGGACGGTCGCCGCGCGCGATCATCCTCGCGCCGACCCGCGAGCTCGCGCTGCAGATCGACCGCACGATCCAGCCGATCGCGCGCAGCGTGGGTCTGTTCACCACCCAGATCTACGGTGGCGTGCCCCAGGGACGTCAGGTGGGCGCGCTGAAGAAGGGCGTCGACATCGTCATCGGCACGCCCGGTCGCGTCGAGGACCTCATCAACCAGGGCAAGCTCGATCTCTCCGACTGCCGCATCGCGGTGCTCGACGAGGCCGACCACATGTGCGAGCTCGGATTCGTCGAGCCCGTGCAGCGCATCCTGCGGCACACCGCCGACGGCAGCCAGAAGCTGCTGTTCTCGGCCACGCTCGACCGCGAGGTCGCGGCGCTGGTCGACGAGTTCCTCGTCGATCCTGCCGTCTACGAGGTCGCCGGTGAAGACCAGGACTCGAGCACCATCGAGCACCGCGTGCTCGTCATCGAGCACCGCGACAAGGCCGACATCCTCACCTCGCTCGTCGACCGCGACGGCAAGACACTCGTCTTCGCCCGTACCCGCGCGTACGCCGACATGCTCGCGGAGCAGTTCGACGATGCCGGCATCCCGGCCGTCTCGCTGCACGGCGACCTGAACCAGGCCAAGCGCACGCGCAACCTCGAGCGTCTGACCTCGGGCCGCGTGAACGTGCTCGTCGCGACGGACGTCGCCGCCCGCGGCATCCACGTCGACGACATCGACCTGGTCGTCCAGGCCGATGCTCCCGACGAGTACAAGACGTACCTGCACCGCTCCGGCCGTACCGGTCGCGCCGGTCGCTCGGGACGTGTGGTCACGCTGATCACGCGTCAGCGTCAGCGCCGGATGACGGAGCTGCTGGAGCGCGCCGAGATCGAGGCGCCGTTCGAGAACGCGCGCCTGAACGACGACCTGATCGAGGAGATCGCCGGTCGCGTGCCGACCGCGGCAGACCTCACGGCCTGA